A genome region from Macaca fascicularis isolate 582-1 chromosome 3, T2T-MFA8v1.1 includes the following:
- the TES gene encoding testin isoform X1, whose translation MDLENKVKKMGLGHEQGFGAPCLKCKEKCEGFELHFWRKICRNCKCGQEEHDVLLSNEEDRKVGKLFEDTKYTTLIAKLKSDGIPMYKRNVMILTNPVAAKKNVSINTVTYEWAPPVQNQALARQYMQMLPKEKQPVAGSEGAQYRKKQLAKQLPAHDQDPSKCHELSPREVKEMEQFVKKYKSEALGVGDVKLPCEMDAQGPKQMNIPGGDRSTPAAVGAMEDKSAEHKRTQYSCYCCKLSMKEGDPAIYAERAGYDKLWHPACFVCSTCHELLVDMIYFWKNEKLYCGRHYCDSEKPRCAGCDELIFSNEYTQAENQNWHLKHFCCFDCDSILAGEIYVMVNDKPVCKPCYVKNHAVVCQGCHNAIDPEVQRVSYNNFSWHASTECFLCSCCSKCLIGQKFMPVEGMVFCSVECKKMMS comes from the exons aaaaatatgtcGTAACTGCAAGTGTGGCCAAGAAGAACATGATGTCCTCTTGAGCAATGAAGAGGATCGAAAAGTGGGAAAACTTTTTGAAGACACCAAGTATACCACCCTGATTGCAAAACTAAAGTCAGATGGAATTCCCATGTATAAACGCAATGTTATGATATTGACCAATCCAGTTGCTGCCAAGAAGAATGTCTCCATCAATACAGTTACCTATGAGTGGGCACCTCCTGTCCAGAATCAGGCATTG GCCAGGCAGTACATGCAGATGCTACCCAAGGAAAAGCAGCCAGTAGCAGGCTCAGAGGGGGCACAGTACCGGAAGAAGCAGCTGGCAAAGCAGCTCCCTGCACATGACCAGGACCCTTCAAAGTGCCATGAGTTGTCTCCCAGAGAGGTGAAGGAGATGGAGCAGTTTGTAAAGAAATATAAGAGCGAAGCTCTGGGAGTAGGAGATGTCAAACTTCCCTGTGAGATGGATGCCCAAGGCCCGAAACAAATGAACATTCCTGGAGGGGACAGAAGCACCCCAGCAGCAGTGGGGGCCATGGAGGACAAGTCTGCTGAGCACAAAAGAACTCAGTAT TCCTGCTATTGCTGCAAACTGAGTATGAAAGAAGGCGACCCCGCCATCTATGCCGAAAGGGCTGGCTATGATAAACTGTGGCACCCAGCTTGTTTTGTCTGCAGCACCTGCCATGAACTCCTGGTTGACATGATTTATTTTTGGAAGAATGAGAAGCTATATTGTGGCAGACATTACTGTGACAGCGAGAAACCCCGATGTGCTGGCTGTGACGAG CTGATATTCAGCAATGAGTATACCCAGGCAGAAAACCAGAATTGGCACCTGAAACACTTCTGCTGCTTTGACTGTGATAGCATTCTAGCTGGGGAAATATACGTGATGGTCAATGACAAGCCCGTGTGCAAGCCCTGCTATGTGAAGAATCACGCTGTG GTGTGTCAGGGATGCCACAATGCCATCGACCCAGAAGTGCAGCGGGTGAGCTATAACAACTTCAGCTGGCATGCATCCACAGAGTGCTTTCTGTGCTCCTGCTGCAGCAAGTGCCTCATTGGGCAGAAGTTCATGCCAGTAGAAGGGATGGTTTTCTGTTCAGTGGAATGTAAGAAGATGATGTCTTAG
- the TES gene encoding testin isoform X2: MANNIAYSMGLGHEQGFGAPCLKCKEKCEGFELHFWRKICRNCKCGQEEHDVLLSNEEDRKVGKLFEDTKYTTLIAKLKSDGIPMYKRNVMILTNPVAAKKNVSINTVTYEWAPPVQNQALARQYMQMLPKEKQPVAGSEGAQYRKKQLAKQLPAHDQDPSKCHELSPREVKEMEQFVKKYKSEALGVGDVKLPCEMDAQGPKQMNIPGGDRSTPAAVGAMEDKSAEHKRTQYSCYCCKLSMKEGDPAIYAERAGYDKLWHPACFVCSTCHELLVDMIYFWKNEKLYCGRHYCDSEKPRCAGCDELIFSNEYTQAENQNWHLKHFCCFDCDSILAGEIYVMVNDKPVCKPCYVKNHAVVCQGCHNAIDPEVQRVSYNNFSWHASTECFLCSCCSKCLIGQKFMPVEGMVFCSVECKKMMS; encoded by the exons aaaaatatgtcGTAACTGCAAGTGTGGCCAAGAAGAACATGATGTCCTCTTGAGCAATGAAGAGGATCGAAAAGTGGGAAAACTTTTTGAAGACACCAAGTATACCACCCTGATTGCAAAACTAAAGTCAGATGGAATTCCCATGTATAAACGCAATGTTATGATATTGACCAATCCAGTTGCTGCCAAGAAGAATGTCTCCATCAATACAGTTACCTATGAGTGGGCACCTCCTGTCCAGAATCAGGCATTG GCCAGGCAGTACATGCAGATGCTACCCAAGGAAAAGCAGCCAGTAGCAGGCTCAGAGGGGGCACAGTACCGGAAGAAGCAGCTGGCAAAGCAGCTCCCTGCACATGACCAGGACCCTTCAAAGTGCCATGAGTTGTCTCCCAGAGAGGTGAAGGAGATGGAGCAGTTTGTAAAGAAATATAAGAGCGAAGCTCTGGGAGTAGGAGATGTCAAACTTCCCTGTGAGATGGATGCCCAAGGCCCGAAACAAATGAACATTCCTGGAGGGGACAGAAGCACCCCAGCAGCAGTGGGGGCCATGGAGGACAAGTCTGCTGAGCACAAAAGAACTCAGTAT TCCTGCTATTGCTGCAAACTGAGTATGAAAGAAGGCGACCCCGCCATCTATGCCGAAAGGGCTGGCTATGATAAACTGTGGCACCCAGCTTGTTTTGTCTGCAGCACCTGCCATGAACTCCTGGTTGACATGATTTATTTTTGGAAGAATGAGAAGCTATATTGTGGCAGACATTACTGTGACAGCGAGAAACCCCGATGTGCTGGCTGTGACGAG CTGATATTCAGCAATGAGTATACCCAGGCAGAAAACCAGAATTGGCACCTGAAACACTTCTGCTGCTTTGACTGTGATAGCATTCTAGCTGGGGAAATATACGTGATGGTCAATGACAAGCCCGTGTGCAAGCCCTGCTATGTGAAGAATCACGCTGTG GTGTGTCAGGGATGCCACAATGCCATCGACCCAGAAGTGCAGCGGGTGAGCTATAACAACTTCAGCTGGCATGCATCCACAGAGTGCTTTCTGTGCTCCTGCTGCAGCAAGTGCCTCATTGGGCAGAAGTTCATGCCAGTAGAAGGGATGGTTTTCTGTTCAGTGGAATGTAAGAAGATGATGTCTTAG